The genome window GATCTATCTCGAGCTGAGCCGGGCCTGCACACAGACGAGCGACGCCGTCTGGTTCGCGTCGACCCGGCACGTGAAACCGGACCTCGAGCATGGGCTGTTGGACCAGTTGTCGGTCGATTGCTCCATGCTGGAGGCCCCGCTGGGCATCATCGCAAGGCAGGCCACGGGCCGGCATGCGCTCAGGGACCAATTGCTGGAGATGATCCGGCAAGACGTGCTCGGCCCAACTTGACTTTCCATTCCGCTCAACTGAAACGCCGAAAAGTCGTTTTACCCCGCGATATCTCGCCAGTAATCTTCAAGCCAAATCGGACCGCAGTCGGTCCGCCCATTGGAGACACCATGAAGAAGATTCTGTCGAGCGCCGTGTTCGCGGCCTCCGCGCTGGTCGCGTTTTCATCGACGGCCGCGACGATCCAGGCCATCGTGCCGTTTCCCGCCGGGGGTCCCCTGGATCTGGTTGCCCGCATCGTGACGGCGCAAATGCAGCAGACGTCGGGCGATGTGTTCGTGGTCGACAACCGCGGTGGCGCCAACGGCATGATAGGCGCCCGGGCGGCCGCCGGTGGCGCCGTGAACGGTTCCAGCCTGTTGTTTGCCGATGGCGCGATGGTCACGGTCAATCCGCGCCTCTACCCCCGTGATCCGGCGTTCGACGCGGAGCGGGATCTCAAGGTGGTCGCCGCCGTGGCGTTCCAGCCGGCGGTACTGGTGGTGAATACGTCCGTGCCGGTGAAAAGCCTGAAGGACTTCATCGCCTATGCCAAGGACAAGCGGCTGGACTATGCGTCGGGCGGCCTGGGATCGCAGGGACACCTGACGATGGCCGCCTTTGCCGGCGCCGCGGGCCTGGACATGACGCATGTGCCCTACAAGGGAGGCGCGCCGGCCATGAACGATCTCGTCGGCGGCCAGGTCCCGGCGGCATTCGTCGGCGTGGCCGGTGCGATGGGGTTCATCAAGAGCGGCAGGCTGAAGGCGCTGGCCGTTTCGGGGGATCAGCGCATTCCCGCCATGCCCGACGTGCCGACCGTGAGCGAAGCGGGGCTGCCGGGCTTCGTGATGCAAGGGGCGTACTTCGTGATGGTGCCGTCCAAGACCCCCGATGCCGTGGTGAAGACTCTCGAGCAGCGGGTGTTGGCCGCCGCGTCGGACAAGCAGGCGCAGCAGAAGCTGCGCGATCTGGGACTGGATGCGAAAACCATGGACCGGGCGGCCTCCGAGCGCTGGCTGGCGACCGAACGCCAGCGCATGGGCAAGCTGATTGCCGATCACGGCATCAAGGCGGAATAGGACCCGGCATGGCGGCGCATCGCGTGGCATTGATCGCCCCCAGCCACTGGCACTATCCGTTGTACCGTCCGGCCTTTCTCGGGGCGGACATCCGGATAGCGGGAGTCTGGGATCCTTCCGCGCCGCTGGCCCGGCAAGTCGCGGCGGAGTTCGACGCGCCGGTATTCGCCACCGTGGACGAACTGCTGAACCGATCGGACGCCGGGTTCGCGTTCGCCTTCGGCGTGCATGCGGACATGCCGGCCATTGCCGGCCGGTTGATCGACCGGGGCATGCCTTTTTCGATCGAGAAACCCGCGGGCCTGCACGGCGACCACATCGCCGGCATTCGCCGCGCGGCCCGGCGCGCGGGCGTGTTCGTTTCGATTCCGTTCCATTACCGGCTGAGCGCGCTGGCCCGAGCGCTGTCGGGGACGACGGCGCTGCCATCGCCGGATTTTCTCCACGTGCAATGTTCCGTCCATGCCGGCTCGCCGCTGCGCTTCGCCGACTCGTCGCCATGGCTGATCGAGCCCGGGCGTGCCGGCGGTGGATGCCTGATGAACCTGGGCCATCACCCCATCGACCTGCTGTCGTGGATGACGGGCGCCGACGTGGTGTCCGTGCAGGCCACGCTGTCGAACAAGGCATTGCGGCTGGCCGTCGAGGATCATGCCTTGCTGTCGCTGGTGCTGGCGGACGGCACGGTGGCGTCCCTGGAGACCTCGTATCGGCAGCCCGCGCGCGCGGCGGACTACATGGACTTCCATGTCGCGCTTGCCCATCGCGCGTTCACCGCGAAGCGGGATGGGGAGCGCCTGGCGTTCCTGGATACCGCGTCGGGCGATGCGCGGCACGTCGATGGCGGGTGGAGGTTCAAGGACTATTTCGCCGACTACGTCCGTACGACCTTGTCCCGCGTGGAGGCCGGCGCGCCGCCCGTCGCGGGGCTGGAAGACCTGGAAAGGACCCAGCGCGTCATCGATGCGGCCTATCTGTCCGCCAGGACGGGACGGTCCACGGTGCCGCAACGGGTGAGTTCTATCGATTGAATGGAGCGGCGGCACGAGGGGCCGCCGATATGCATATGAATCAAGCATCGACGGTCAGTCTCGTCACCGGCGCGAGCGGCGCCATCGGGGGCGCCATCGCGCGGCGCCTGGCCGCGCTCGGGCACGAGGTCATCAATCTTTCCCTGGAACCGCCCGCCCAGGATCTCCCCGCCATTACCTATTGCGCCGACCTGACCGACCAGGCCGCGACGGCGCGTGCCCTGGAGACGATCGTCGCCCGGCACCGCGTGCGCAACCTGGTCAACAACGCGGGCTTCACGTACGTTCCCCGTCTGGAAGACCTGGACCTGGACCGGGCGCGGTCCATGTTCGAGATACATGATCGCGCGTCGCTGCAGTGCATGCAGGCGCTGGTGCCCGGCATGCGGGCCCTGGGCGGAGGCCGGATCGTCAGCATCGGCAGCCGCATGATGCTGGGGCGGCCCGGCCGCGCGGTCTATGGCATGGTCAAGGCCGGATTGCTGGGCATGACGCGCAGCCTGGCCCTGGAGCTGGCCCGGGATGGCATCACGGTCAACATGGTGAGCCCCGGGCCGATCGAGACCGAGTTGTTTCGTGCCAACCATCCGCCCGGCGCGCCGCAGACCGAGGCCGTCCTGGCCGGCTTGCCCGTCGGCCGGATCGGCAAGCCGGACGACGTGGCCCACGCGGTGTTGTTCTTCCTGGCAGCGGAGTCCGGATTCGTGACGGGACAGAACCTGTTCGTGTGCGGTGGAGGAAGCGTCGGGACCGCCGTCTTCTGACGCCAAGTCGTTTCCATCAGGCAGAAATCCCGGCTGCGGACCGGGGCCCGAGGCATATAGTCCCCCACATATCGCTTCTTCCATTCTCCGGAACGAGGCGGCTGACCACCATAGAGGGGACATCTGGAAATGACACAGGCGGACGACATTCCGGTGCTGATCGTCGGCGCCGGCCCGGTCGGGCTGGGATTGGCGCTGGAGCTATCCTGGCGCGGCATTCCGTGCACGATACTGGAACAGCGAGACGGCTCCATCAGTACGCCCAAGCTGGGCGCCGTGAGCGTCAGGACCATGGAATTCTGCCGCCGCTGGGGCATCGCGCAGCGCGTGCGCGAGACGCCGTTCAACCCCGACTACCAGCTGGACATGGTGTTCTGCACCAGCATGACGGGCCACTTCCTGGCCCGCCACGAGTATCCCAGCCTGCGCGACGATGCGCCGCCCGACGAGAGCCCGGAGAAGAAGTGGCGCTGTCCGCAACTGTGGTTCGACCCGCTGCTGACCCGCTGCGCGACCGAATATCCATCGCTGGACCTGCGCTACTGGCATCGGCTGGAAGGCTTCGAGCAGGACGCCGACGGCGTCCGGGCCGACGTGATCGACCTGAAGACCGAACGGCGCACGAAGCTGCGCGCGCGCTACCTGGTGGCCTGCGACGGCGCGGGCAGCCACGTCCGGCGCGCGCTGGGCATAGACATGGCGGGCACGCGGGCGCTGGACCACTCGGCGGCGCTGTTCTTCCGTTCGCCGGCCCTGACCCGCAGCCATGACAAGGGCGAGGCGGAGCGCTATCTGTTCTTCGGCGCCGAGGGCTTCTGGGGCAACATCAGCGCCATGGACGGCCGCGAGCTGTGGCGCATGACGGTGGTCAGCAACGAGGCGCAGGTCGAGCAGGTCTGCCGCGATGCCGAGGCCTGGGTGCGCCGGGGCATCGGCCGCGACGACGTGCCGTTCGAGGTGATCTCGGCCCTGCCGTGGCGCCGCAGCCAGTTGACCGCGACGCGCTACGGCGACCGCCGGGTGCTGATCGCCGGCGATGCCGCGCACACCATGTCGCCCACAGGCGGCTTCGGCATGAACACCGGCATGGGCGATGTCGTGGACCTGGGCTGGAAGCTGGAGGCCATGCTGCGGGGCTGGGGCGGTCCGCGCCTGCTGGATAGCTACGAGGTCGAGCGCCAGCCGGTGGGCGTGCGCAACGTCAATGCGTCCGCGCACAACTATTTCGCGCTGAAGTCGGTCGAGGACGCCTCGGAACTGATGGAGGACTCCCCGCGCGGCGAGGCGCAGCGCGCGCAGGTCGGCGCCGCCATCGCCCAGGCCACGCACACCGAGTGGGAGACGCTGGGCATCCACCTGGGCTACCGCTACGAGGATTCGCCCATCTGCGTGCCGGACGGCACGTCCGCGCCGCCGGACCATCCGCGCTACTACACGCCCACCACCCGGCCGGGGCACCGCGTGCCCCATGCCTGGCTGGATGACGGCCGTTCCACGCTCGATCTGTTCGGCCGGGGCTTCGTGCTGGTGCGCCTGGGCGCGGAACCGCCCGACGCCGCGCCGCTGGTCGAAGCGGCGAGCCGGCGCGGGGTGCCGCTCACGGTCGTGGACATCGCCTCGCCCCGGGTAGCCGCGTTGTACGAGCGCCGGCTGGTGCTGGTGCGGCCCGATGGCCATTGCGCCTGGCGCGGCGACAGCGCGCCGGCCGATGCGGATGCCGTGATCGATGTCGTGCGCGGTGCCGCCCCGCGTGCCGACGCATCCCGATAAGCGCGGAAGGAGACATGCTCATGAATGGAAAGCCGATCCGGCGCCTTGCGCCGTGGATGTTTGCCGCCGTCGGGGTATTGGCGGGCGCGCAGGCGTGGGCCGTCTATCCCGATCGCCCCGTGCGGTTGATCGTGCCGTTTCCGCCCGGGGGCGCCAGCGACCAGGTGGGGCGGGCGGTGGCCCAGTATCTCGGGCAGAGATTGGGGCAGACCGTGGTGGTGGAAAACCGCGGCGGAGCGGGTGGAGCGATAGGCGTGGCCGCCGCCGCGCAGGCCGCGCCCGACGGCTACACCCTGCTGCTGGGCACGGCCGAGTCCTTCGGCATCGCCGAGAACCTGACGCCGGGCCAAAGCACGCCCGCCGTCCGCGATTTCACGCCCATCGCGCTGGTCACGCGGATTCCCTCGGTGTTCGTGGTCAACCCCCAGGTGCAGGCCAGGACCCTGATGGAGTTCGTGAAGCTGGCGAGGTCCCAGCCGGGGCGCTACCACTTCGGTTCGCCGGGCACGGGCACCAACGTCCACCTGATCGGCGAGATGTTCAAGGCCCGGTTCGGCCTGGACATCGTGCACGTGCCCTACAAGGGCGGCAGCCCGGCGGTGACCGATCTCCTGGGCGGACAGATCGAGATGATGCCTTCGGCCGTGGCGGCGGTCGCGCCGCGGATCAAGGACGGATCCCTGCGCGCGCTGGCGGTGACCAGCGCCGAGCGCTCGCCCATGCTGCCCGAAGTGCCGACCATGGCCGAGGCCGGCGTGCCCGATTTCGTCGCCGGCGGCTGGTTCGGCGTGCTGGCCCGCGCCGGCACGCCGCCGGAGGCGGTGGCCCGGCTCGAACGCGAACTGGAGGCGGTGACCCGGATGCCCGAGTTCAAGGAGCGCATGGCCGGGATAGGCGGCGAAGGCAAGGCGCTGACCGGGCCCGCATTCGGCGATTTCATCACCGCCGAGACTGCGCGCTGGCGCGACATCATCAAGACGGCGGGCGTCAAGCCTGATTGACGATGCAGGCGGGCTGGGCCTTGCCCCGGCGCTAGGGCGGGGGCATCACCGTCCCGCAGGACTTGCAGGTGCGGAATTCCTCGCTGTCGAAGAAGCGCTGGTAGGCCTTGGACACGGGGTCGGCCTTGTAGTCCGCGACGTGGCAGGATTCCTCGTGCAGCAGCGTATCGCAGCTGGGGCAGAACCACTGGAAGCGGTCGATCTCCTCCGGCTTGCGCTTGCGTTCCTGTACCAGCAGGTAGGCGTCGGGCGGGAAGCGCGGCGAATGCGGGATGCCCGCCGGCGTGTAGATGACCGACCCCTGCGGCAGCACGGCGATCTCTTCCTTGCCGTCGGGCGTGCGGTAGTGCAGCTTCATCTCGCCCTTGACCATGTACATCATCTCGTCGCTGGGATTGATGTGGAACTCGCTGCGGTATTCGCGTCCGCGGGCCAGGAACACGAGGGACTCGGGTTCCTGCCAGAGCACGGCCACCCGCTTGCCGCTGGCGGCCAGCTCGTCGCCCTGTTTCATCAGGTCGACGATGGGCATCTTGAACATAGGGCCTCCTCAGCCGAAATAGGCGACGCAGTCGATTTCGACGCGTACGCCCGGGCGGTGCGGCGTGCCGCCTATGCAGGTGCGGGTGACTTTCTCGCCGCCCATGAAGGCGCGGAATTCCTCGTTGAACGCGGGGAAGTCCGCCACGTCGCGCAGGCACACCCGCATGTTGATGATGTTGGCCGCGGTGGCGCCGCCCGCCTCCAGCACCGCCATCAGGTTCTGCAAGGTGCGCCGCGTCTGCTCGCGGATGTCGTCGGACACCACTTCCTTGGAAACCGGGTCCAGGGGGCCCTGGCCCGATACGTAAAGGAAGTCGCCCGCCCGGATGCCCTGGGCCAGCGGCGAGGGCGTGCTCTTGTCGGTGAACCCGGTGACGGGGGCCTGCGCGGACTGCACGATTATCTTAGGCATGTTCGGACTCCTGGAAAAGATGGGTGGACTCCAGCGTTTGCGCGAAGTCGAGCACATCGTCGTCGCGATACTTGCGGCCGACGATCTGCAGGCCGACGGGCAGGCCGTCGGCGTCGGTGGCCAGCGGCATGGACAGGGCCGGCTGCTGGGTCAGGTTGAACGGGAAGGTATAGGGGTTCGCCAGTTGCCAGTTGAAGGTCTGGCGGATGCGGTCGCGCAGGGGATGGCCGTCGGCGCACAGCGCGCCCACCCGCGGCGCGCCGGCCGGGCTGGCGGGAGTCAGCAGCAGGTCGACGTCGGCGAAGGCCAGCGTGAGCTGGGTCGTGGCGTCGCGCAACTGGGTCCGCGCCCGGGCCAGGCGCTCGGCGCCGTGCGTACCGCCGCGTTCGCACAGCTGTTGCAGGCGCGGGTCGAGCAAGGCGCGCTGGGCGGGCGTGGCATCGACGAAGGACTCGTACAGGCGGTTCTCCCACAGGGCCCAGGCGTTCTCGGCCAGCGACATCCAGTCCATGCGCAGGCGCACGACCGAATGCCCCTTGCGGCCCAACCGCTGGGCCAGTTCCTCGATGGCCGTCTCGACCCGGGGATCGAGCCCGGTATCGGGACCGGCGTCGGTCAGGTAGCCGATGGCGGGCCGGCGCGGCGGCAGGTCCTGCGCCCGCGCATACAGCGAATGGGGGTCCAGGGGATGGGGCCGGCCCATGACTTGCAGCGCCAGCCGGCAATCGGTCACGGTACGGGCGATGGGGCCCAGATGCGCGTACTCGGCGAAGGCGCTCAGGCGCGGTCCCGATGGAACGGCGCCGAAAGTGGGCTTGAGCCCAACCAGCCCGCAGTACGAGGCGGGGATGCGGATCGAGCCCCCGGCGTCGCTGCCCAGCGCCAGCGGCCCCCAGCCCTTGGCCACGTGCGCCGCCGCGCCCATGCTCGAGCCGCCCGCGCTGCGGTCCGGTGCCAGCGGGTTGCGCGTGATGCCGGTGTAGGGCGATTCGGAATCGGCCAGCCAGCCGAACTCGGTCGTGGTGGTCTTGCCGAACAGCACCGCTCCGCCCTGGCGCAGCAGCGCCACGCTGGGCGCGTCCGCGGCGGCGGGCGGCGCGCCGGCCGTGATGGCCGAGCCGCGCCGCGTGGGCCAGCCGGCCACGTCGACCAGGTCCTTGATCGACACGGGCACGCCGTCCAGCGGGCCGATGGGCGTGCCGCCGCGCCAGCGCCGGGCCGAAGCCTCGGCGGCTTGAAGGGCGGCGTCGCGGTCCAGCACGCAGAAGGCGTTCAGGTCCCGGGCATCGTCGGCCACCGCGTCCATCAGCGCCGTGGCCAGCTCGAGCGGCGACAGCGCGCGGGCGCGGTAGGCCTCGTGCAGTTCGGCCGCCGTCTTCGACAGCCAGGCGGAGTCCGCTGCGGACATGGATGCGTCTCCTAGCGGGGCTCGATGGTCTCGAACTCGACGTTGGCCAGCCGGCCGTCGACCCGCTGGACCTTGCGCATGTAGACGCGCTGCTTGATGTCGCGCGTGGCGGCGTCGATCTCGATCGGGCCGCGCGGGCTTTCCAGCTTCACGCCCTTCATCGCGGCGATCAGCGCGTCGCCGTCGGTCTTGCCCTGGGTCTTGCGCAGCGCCTCGTAGATCAGGGCCATGCCGTCGTAGCCGGCCACCGCCATGATGTTGGGACGGGCCTGCTGGCCGCGCGCGGCCTTGAAGGCCTGCACGAACTTCTTGTTCAGCGGCGAATCGTGGTCCATGGAGTACGGGTAGCCGGTGACCACGCCCAGCGGCGTGTCGCCCATTGAATCGATGGTGGGCTCGTCGGTGATGTCGCCCGTGCCCACCATGGCGGTGCCGCCCTCGGCCAGGTTGCGGGCGCGGTACTCGCGCATGAAGGACTGGGCGACGTCGGCCCCGTTCACGAAGGCGAAGACGGCCGAGGGCTTCAGATCCTTGATCTTCTGCATGTAGGCCGAGAAGTCCATGGTGCTGAGCGGCGTGCGCACCGAACCCACCACCGTGCCGCCGGCCTTCTTGTACGAATCCATGAAGGCCGCCTCGACTTCATGGCCGGGCGAGTAGTCCGCCACCATCGAATACGTGGTCTTGTACCCCTGCTTGATCATCCATTGCGAGATGGGCGGCACGATGGCCGGCAGCGAGAACGAGGTGCGCACGATGTAGGGCGAGGTGGACGGCAGGCTGCCCGAGGCGGCGTTCATGATGATCATGGGTTTCCTGGCCTCGGTGGCCAGGGGCGCCACCGCCAGCGCGTTGGGCGAGAAGGCGAAGCCGGCGATGAAGTCCACCTTGTCGCGCACCACCAGTTCCTGCGCGTGGCGCTTGGACAGCTCGGGGTTGGGGCCGCCCACGTCCTTGACGATGACCACGATCTTCTTGCCGGCCACGGTGTCGCCGTGCTCTTTCAGGTAGAGCTGCACGCCCGTTTCCATCTGCTTGCCGAATTCCGCGAACGGACCCGACATCTCGCCGATGAAGCCCACCTTCACGACGCCCTGCGCCTGCGCGCAGGCGGCCGCCATCAACGCGCCCGCGGCCAGCCCGCAGCGCAATCCCGTCTTTCTGGTTTTCACGATAAGACTCCTAGACCATGAACTCAAACACGTGCCTCTGACACTTCGCGATGCAGATCCAGGATGCGGTGGATCCGGCTTTGCCGGTCCACTCGCATCGCCCCCTGGGGGGCGCGCGTTAGCGCGTAGGGGGGGGGCTCTTGCCGACCCCCAGTAATTGATCCAGCCGTTCCGTGTCGGCGGCCAGCTCGGCGCTGGCGCCGGCGTAGGCCACCACCCCGCGTTCGAGCACGATGGCATGCTGCGACATGGACAGCGCCAGGACCGGATGCTGCTCGACGATGATGGCGGTCA of Pigmentiphaga sp. H8 contains these proteins:
- a CDS encoding FAD-dependent oxidoreductase; protein product: MTQADDIPVLIVGAGPVGLGLALELSWRGIPCTILEQRDGSISTPKLGAVSVRTMEFCRRWGIAQRVRETPFNPDYQLDMVFCTSMTGHFLARHEYPSLRDDAPPDESPEKKWRCPQLWFDPLLTRCATEYPSLDLRYWHRLEGFEQDADGVRADVIDLKTERRTKLRARYLVACDGAGSHVRRALGIDMAGTRALDHSAALFFRSPALTRSHDKGEAERYLFFGAEGFWGNISAMDGRELWRMTVVSNEAQVEQVCRDAEAWVRRGIGRDDVPFEVISALPWRRSQLTATRYGDRRVLIAGDAAHTMSPTGGFGMNTGMGDVVDLGWKLEAMLRGWGGPRLLDSYEVERQPVGVRNVNASAHNYFALKSVEDASELMEDSPRGEAQRAQVGAAIAQATHTEWETLGIHLGYRYEDSPICVPDGTSAPPDHPRYYTPTTRPGHRVPHAWLDDGRSTLDLFGRGFVLVRLGAEPPDAAPLVEAASRRGVPLTVVDIASPRVAALYERRLVLVRPDGHCAWRGDSAPADADAVIDVVRGAAPRADASR
- a CDS encoding tripartite tricarboxylate transporter substrate binding protein — translated: MNGKPIRRLAPWMFAAVGVLAGAQAWAVYPDRPVRLIVPFPPGGASDQVGRAVAQYLGQRLGQTVVVENRGGAGGAIGVAAAAQAAPDGYTLLLGTAESFGIAENLTPGQSTPAVRDFTPIALVTRIPSVFVVNPQVQARTLMEFVKLARSQPGRYHFGSPGTGTNVHLIGEMFKARFGLDIVHVPYKGGSPAVTDLLGGQIEMMPSAVAAVAPRIKDGSLRALAVTSAERSPMLPEVPTMAEAGVPDFVAGGWFGVLARAGTPPEAVARLERELEAVTRMPEFKERMAGIGGEGKALTGPAFGDFITAETARWRDIIKTAGVKPD
- a CDS encoding amidase, with amino-acid sequence MSAADSAWLSKTAAELHEAYRARALSPLELATALMDAVADDARDLNAFCVLDRDAALQAAEASARRWRGGTPIGPLDGVPVSIKDLVDVAGWPTRRGSAITAGAPPAAADAPSVALLRQGGAVLFGKTTTTEFGWLADSESPYTGITRNPLAPDRSAGGSSMGAAAHVAKGWGPLALGSDAGGSIRIPASYCGLVGLKPTFGAVPSGPRLSAFAEYAHLGPIARTVTDCRLALQVMGRPHPLDPHSLYARAQDLPPRRPAIGYLTDAGPDTGLDPRVETAIEELAQRLGRKGHSVVRLRMDWMSLAENAWALWENRLYESFVDATPAQRALLDPRLQQLCERGGTHGAERLARARTQLRDATTQLTLAFADVDLLLTPASPAGAPRVGALCADGHPLRDRIRQTFNWQLANPYTFPFNLTQQPALSMPLATDADGLPVGLQIVGRKYRDDDVLDFAQTLESTHLFQESEHA
- a CDS encoding ABC transporter substrate-binding protein, giving the protein MKTRKTGLRCGLAAGALMAAACAQAQGVVKVGFIGEMSGPFAEFGKQMETGVQLYLKEHGDTVAGKKIVVIVKDVGGPNPELSKRHAQELVVRDKVDFIAGFAFSPNALAVAPLATEARKPMIIMNAASGSLPSTSPYIVRTSFSLPAIVPPISQWMIKQGYKTTYSMVADYSPGHEVEAAFMDSYKKAGGTVVGSVRTPLSTMDFSAYMQKIKDLKPSAVFAFVNGADVAQSFMREYRARNLAEGGTAMVGTGDITDEPTIDSMGDTPLGVVTGYPYSMDHDSPLNKKFVQAFKAARGQQARPNIMAVAGYDGMALIYEALRKTQGKTDGDALIAAMKGVKLESPRGPIEIDAATRDIKQRVYMRKVQRVDGRLANVEFETIEPR
- a CDS encoding tripartite tricarboxylate transporter substrate binding protein, whose translation is MKKILSSAVFAASALVAFSSTAATIQAIVPFPAGGPLDLVARIVTAQMQQTSGDVFVVDNRGGANGMIGARAAAGGAVNGSSLLFADGAMVTVNPRLYPRDPAFDAERDLKVVAAVAFQPAVLVVNTSVPVKSLKDFIAYAKDKRLDYASGGLGSQGHLTMAAFAGAAGLDMTHVPYKGGAPAMNDLVGGQVPAAFVGVAGAMGFIKSGRLKALAVSGDQRIPAMPDVPTVSEAGLPGFVMQGAYFVMVPSKTPDAVVKTLEQRVLAAASDKQAQQKLRDLGLDAKTMDRAASERWLATERQRMGKLIADHGIKAE
- a CDS encoding cupin domain-containing protein → MFKMPIVDLMKQGDELAASGKRVAVLWQEPESLVFLARGREYRSEFHINPSDEMMYMVKGEMKLHYRTPDGKEEIAVLPQGSVIYTPAGIPHSPRFPPDAYLLVQERKRKPEEIDRFQWFCPSCDTLLHEESCHVADYKADPVSKAYQRFFDSEEFRTCKSCGTVMPPP
- a CDS encoding Gfo/Idh/MocA family protein produces the protein MAAHRVALIAPSHWHYPLYRPAFLGADIRIAGVWDPSAPLARQVAAEFDAPVFATVDELLNRSDAGFAFAFGVHADMPAIAGRLIDRGMPFSIEKPAGLHGDHIAGIRRAARRAGVFVSIPFHYRLSALARALSGTTALPSPDFLHVQCSVHAGSPLRFADSSPWLIEPGRAGGGCLMNLGHHPIDLLSWMTGADVVSVQATLSNKALRLAVEDHALLSLVLADGTVASLETSYRQPARAADYMDFHVALAHRAFTAKRDGERLAFLDTASGDARHVDGGWRFKDYFADYVRTTLSRVEAGAPPVAGLEDLERTQRVIDAAYLSARTGRSTVPQRVSSID
- a CDS encoding RidA family protein, yielding MPKIIVQSAQAPVTGFTDKSTPSPLAQGIRAGDFLYVSGQGPLDPVSKEVVSDDIREQTRRTLQNLMAVLEAGGATAANIINMRVCLRDVADFPAFNEEFRAFMGGEKVTRTCIGGTPHRPGVRVEIDCVAYFG
- a CDS encoding SDR family oxidoreductase produces the protein MNQASTVSLVTGASGAIGGAIARRLAALGHEVINLSLEPPAQDLPAITYCADLTDQAATARALETIVARHRVRNLVNNAGFTYVPRLEDLDLDRARSMFEIHDRASLQCMQALVPGMRALGGGRIVSIGSRMMLGRPGRAVYGMVKAGLLGMTRSLALELARDGITVNMVSPGPIETELFRANHPPGAPQTEAVLAGLPVGRIGKPDDVAHAVLFFLAAESGFVTGQNLFVCGGGSVGTAVF